The genomic stretch CCTTCCGAAGGCAATCTCTCCATATATTTCCACTGATGCCAACTGCAGCTCACCCATCAAGGCATAAAAGGAGTAAAGATATATTTCTTTCACCAACATAATCCTTAATCCACAGTGGGGGGTTTTTATGTCCCATAAACATGATGACATAAGTTCTATTAATCTTTTTCAGCATCACATCCACTGCCCCTGAAGAGGGTTACAGAGTAAAGCAGGTTTGTGATATCTGCAGTTGACCTCCATTTTTCACATTACCAGTCATAGGGCAGCTGACACAGCCAAGATTATCATGTGTTCAGCAATACTGGGAGAATGAATGGTTTCTGATGAATGTAATTTGCTTCCCCAATGACAAATATTCAGAGATCTGTTGTGCATGCAAAAACTGCCATAACTATGGACTGATGGAAGGCTATCCTGTGTAAATACATTCTGATGGACAGCTAGAATGAAATCCCAGGCTTCCTGAAAGAGAAACCAACAGCCTCTCCTGTATAGGCTTAGATGTGGGGTACAGCTCATAAAGTAGTGGTTTCTGGTAATAAGTGAATTAAATGTAAGGGTTTAAGTATTAAATTTGTACAAAGGTTTTGAGAGGGTGGAGGGCCAGGACAGGTGAAGCTTCCTTGGTGCTGAGTAAGTCAAggataaataaaattgtaaaggGGTGAGGTCATTGCTGATTAGCTGAGGTATAAGAACAAGAAGTTGCAATACCTGAAATTTAGTTCCtcctcttgaaaggaatatgaggtctcagcgggccccaacccccttgttggagaaaccagtaccaaacatcccatgtagataagataagcaatgcggcagggctcagttagggcatatagaatgtgaggaatacaagatgtgagatacgagcaagatgtgagatacgagcaagatgtgaggtacgagcaagatgtgaagtacgtgcaggatgtgctctgcctgcttgtctaatgttgataacaaaaatatgcacgccactgcagtctatataagatttccccctaagaggctcagggtcttgctttcctaaccggtcctgcgtgtccgtgtgggagctcgaccctggctagccagtccaataaactctgctttgttgattgcattcacgcctggctctctgtctctcgggggaataggattccgggtcctaacatttggaggtcccaccgagatttcattttctcgagagacagaacctgcctgcgagaaagcaggggcgatcccaagtcctaggcgttgggaggggatcccagaccctcatttggaggaacttgagtgttccatttgggccgcggcggggattcggccaatccccagggagattcattctgggaatcttgcaagggggaccacagggtcctattgggagaggctttcctctcatttgggctcgagcattttaggaaccctggcgccaggtgaagaactaattgagctagtcgaccgaccacccgtcaagtggacgcctttcggcctgatatcccagttggatggtgaggaggttgaatggggtgcgcaccagtgtgagagaaggaccggtccgagcgagtgctggagagtgttgtgtgtgtgtggaattattgttgcctttaccctttttgttctatctctcttggtgtttgagtctccttccacaatgggacagggacaaacaaccccaaagtctctgatcctttctcactttccagaagttaaagagagggccttaaatgcgggtctggtcatcaagaaaggtaagttcgacaccttttgttctgcagagtggcccacctttggagtcgggtggcccattcaaggttccctctccctagacctgatcactaaggttaaagcagtcatttttcagccagacaatcgaggccatccagaccaagttccttacattttggtttgggaggatctggtgaggaaccctcccccttggttaacagtttttctgacccacccctccagttcggcccccggggctaaaaccccagtcacgcccgccttggtcataaaggaggaggaaaaacttcctcttcccaccttgaccggtcctcaaattagggcatctccttcaccatctccggtcttaccagagagttcccccctttacccatccctcgcaggggcagaggaagatcggccgcctccatacgtgactccccctggccaagccagtgccccggaggaggaaatttcctcatcctcctcaacaggactggcagcaggaggaggaatgggtcgaagacttcgcccccgagggatccgggaaagggagggggaagacgggcccccctcatcaacacagggggaggaaactgtccctacacttccagtccggatggtgggccaagggggaccgggaggagggcaacagtttcagtactggcccttctcctccagtgatctatataactggaggacgcagaacccgcccttttctgaagaccccaagtgtctcatagatctcctggagtccatcatgcatacacaccgccccacttgggatgactgtcatcagctgctcaatactctttttacgacggaggaacgagagcgcatcctcaacgaagcgaggaagaacgtcttgggggataatgggagacccacaactctccaaccggccatagacgaggcttttcccctacgccgccctgattgggattttgggaccgcagaaggtagggagcgtcttcggatctaccgccagactcttatggccggtctccgagcggccgctagaaggcccaccaattttgcaaaagtaaaagcagtcattcaaggggaaaacgaaagcccagccggtttcttagagcgcctccatgaggcataccgtcagtacaccccgattgaccctgaggcggacctccaccggtctgctgtggtactctcattcattaatcaggcagccccagacattaggagaaaactcaataaacaggaaaacttaggggagatgactataagggaaatgctacaggtagcagaaaaggtctttaccgctagggaaactccagaagaaagggaggaaagacagagaaaggaagacagggaagcccaggagaaattgagaaaggaggaccgggagttccaggctaaggaaaaccgaaagcaacagagagaaatggctcgtattttcctagcgggtgtccgggaccaacccagaggagggggccacgccaggaccccggataaggaacactgtttttactgtaaggaaacggggcattggaagagagaatgtcctaagttaaagggaagaagagggtttggaaggagaccgggggaaaacagggaaagggaacgagcagtagagcaggccagagtcctactagccggagaagaggactgaaggagacggggctcagatcCCCTCCctgagtcctgggtaacaatgcatgtggaggggaagccgatggggttcatggtggataccggcgcccaatattcggttttaaacaaggcacatggacctttgaacaaggcacgaacaagtgttgttcagggggccaccggtacgcagttatgtacatggactaccaaaagaaaggtgaacttaggaaaacaccaggtcacacactccttcttggtcgtccctgagagccccgctcccctgctcggacgggacctactcaccaaaataggggcccatatccattttgaaccagatggaataattgtgactgatcgagaagggagcccgattcatgtcttgtccctatcattggctgacgagcatcgtctgtttgagagtcaacaggaaccaggaggggacatgactcattgggtaaaaagatttcccacggcctgggcagagactgcgggaaccggcctcgccaaacacctcccgcccgtagttatacaattgaaggcttctgctctccccattcgggtgaaacagtatcctatgcctgaggaggcccgaagaggcatagcccctcatatccacaggctaataaaggaaggagtactgcgaccttgtcagtctgcctggaatactcctctgctccccgtccgaaagccgggaagcggggactataggcctgtgcaagacctacgaaaggtaaacgagcggacggaggacattcatcccaccgttccgaatccctataccttgctcagccacctacccccctcgcaagtatggtatacaacccttgatttgaaagatgctttcttcagcattccattgtcagaaattagtcagccgctatttgctttcgaatggcaagaagatgggggccaatccggacagctcacttggaccagactgccgcaaggatttaaaaactctcccaccctgtttaatgaggccctgagccaggacctggaaccttttcgtcggagccacccacgagt from Castor canadensis chromosome 5, mCasCan1.hap1v2, whole genome shotgun sequence encodes the following:
- the LOC141423357 gene encoding uncharacterized protein; this encodes MGQGQTTPKSLILSHFPEVKERALNAGLVIKKGKFDTFCSAEWPTFGVGWPIQGSLSLDLITKVKAVIFQPDNRGHPDQVPYILVWEDLVRNPPPWLTVFLTHPSSSAPGAKTPVTPALVIKEEEKLPLPTLTGPQIRASPSPSPVLPESSPLYPSLAGAEEDRPPPYVTPPGQASAPEEEISSSSSTGLAAGGGMGRRLRPRGIREREGEDGPPSSTQGEETVPTLPVRMVGQGGPGGGQQFQYWPFSSSDLYNWRTQNPPFSEDPKCLIDLLESIMHTHRPTWDDCHQLLNTLFTTEERERILNEARKNVLGDNGRPTTLQPAIDEAFPLRRPDWDFGTAEGRERLRIYRQTLMAGLRAAARRPTNFAKVKAVIQGENESPAGFLERLHEAYRQYTPIDPEADLHRSAVVLSFINQAAPDIRRKLNKQENLGEMTIREMLQVAEKVFTARETPEEREERQRKEDREAQEKLRKEDREFQAKENRKQQREMARIFLAGVRDQPRGGGHARTPDKEHCFYCKETGHWKRECPKLKGRRGFGRRPGENRERERAVEQARVLLAGEED